Within Paracoccus jeotgali, the genomic segment ATCCGGCAGTTGATGGCGGATCTGAAGACCGGGGGCTTTTCGATCAGCCAGGGCGCGCTGCAGGCGCTGCGCGAGGATTTCGTCAGCGGCCGCCTGTCCGAGGACGAGACGCTGGAAGCGATCCGCCGCTTCCGCGACGAGACGGGCGAGATCCTGTGCCCCCATTCCGCGATCGGCGCCGCCGTGGCGACCCGGCATCTGCGCCCCGGCGTGCCGATGGTGACGCTGGCCACTGCCCATCCCGCCAAGTTCCCCGACGCCGTCGAGCGCGCCATCGGCATCCGCCCGGCGCTGCCGCCCCATATGGCGGGCCTGTTCGACCTGCCCGAGCGGCAGACCCGTATTGAAAACGACGCCGCAGCGCTTAAGTCGCTGATCCTTGAACGGAGGACGGCTTGACCGAAACCAACATCACAACGCTGCCCAACGGGCTGCGCATCGTCTCGCGCCGGATGCCGGGGCTGCACTCGGCCACGATCGGGCTATGGGTGAATGCCGGCGGCCGCGACGAGCGGGCCGAGCAGAACGGCATCGCGCATTTTCTGGAACACATGGCCTTCAAGGGCACGGCCCGGCGCAGCGCCCTGCAGATCGCCGAGGAAATCGAGGATGTGGGCGGCTATATCAACGCCTATACCTCGCGCGAGACGACGGCCTATTACGCCCGCGTATTGCAGGCCGATACCGCGCTGGCGCTGGATGTGGTCGCCGATATCGTGCTGAACCCGGCCTTCGACGCGCGCGAGATCGAGGTCGAGCGCGGCGTGATCCTGCAAGAGATCGGGCAGGCGCTGGACACGCCCGACGACATCATCTTCGACTGGCTGCAAGAGGCCGCCTATCCCGATCAGGCGATGGGCCGCACCATCCTCGGCCCGGCCGAGCGGGTGTCGCGTTTCGGGCGCGGCGATCTGTCGGGCTTTGTGGCCGAGCAATACGGGCCGGGCAAGATGATCCTGGCGGCGGCAGGCGCGGTCGATCACGACAGCCTCGTGCGTCAGGCCGAGACGCTGTTTGGGCATCTGCCGGCCAGCGAGATCCGGCCCCGCGACACTGCCCATTGGCAGGGGGCCGAGGTGCGGCGCGTCAAGGATCTGGAACAGGCGCATTTCACCCTCGCCTTCGAGGGGCCGGGGTTTCTCTCGCCGGATTATCACGCGGCGCAGATCTGGACGACGGCGGTGGGCGGCGGCATGTCCTCGCGCCTGTTCCAGAAGATCCGCGAGGAACGCGGGCTGTGCTACAGCATCTTTGCGCAATCGGGTTTCCATGACGACACCGGCATGATGACCATCTATGCCGGCACCGCGGCCGAGGATGTGGCCGATCTGGCGCAGCTGACCGTGGACGAGCTGAAACGCTCGGTCGAGGATCTGAGCGATGCCGAGATCGCGCGTGCCAAGGCCCAGATCCGGGCCGGGGCGCTGATGGGGCTGGAAAGCAGCTCGGGTCAGGCGGAACGCATCGCGCGGTCGCTGGCGATCTGGGGCCGCGTGCCCGAACCCGCCGAGACCGCCGAGCGGCTGGCGGCCGTCACCCGCGCCGATCTGTCGCGCTATGCCGAGGGGCTGCTGTCGCGGCGTCCGGCGATGGCGCTGTATGGCCCGGTCGAAAAGGCACCGGCGCTGGACCGGCTGGTCGAAAGGCTGGCTGCCTGATGTTCTCTCGGCGCCGGACGCTCCGCCTGGAAACGGAACGGATGGCGCTGCGATTACCGCAGCACGCGGATTTCAACGGCTGGACCTCGCTGCGGCAGGAAAGCCGCGATTTCCTGACCCCGTGGGAGCCGGTCTGGGCGCCCGACCACCTGACCCGCAAGGCCTTCACCACGCGGGTCTATTGGGCGCAACGCGCCAGCCGCGCCGGCACCGCGATCCCGTTGTTCATGGAGCGCAGCGTCGATGGCGCGTTGTTGGGCGCGATCACGCTGGACAATATCAGGCGCGGCCCGGCGCAGATGGCGACCGTGGGCTATTGGATCGGCGCCCGCTTTGCCCGCCAAGGCTATATGTCCGAGGCACTGGCGGCGGTCGTCCGCCACGCCTTCGGCAAGCTGGACCTGTCGCGGATCGAGGCCGCCTGCCTGCCTGACAACGCCGCCTCTCGCGGCGTGCTGGAACGGTCGGGGTTCAAGTATGAGGGCGTCGCGCAGGGGTTTCTGCAGATCAACGGGCGGTGGCGGACGCATGTTCTGTATGCCAATCTGCGCCACGACCGGCGGGGCAGGACCGATGTGGCATGAATGAGTATTTGGGCAAAGAAGAAGCGCTGAACCCGGCCGGGCCGGAACTCGCCGCCCGCCTGCCCGACGGGGTGCTGCGCGAGGTGGCGCCCCGGCATCTGGACGAGCCGCGCGGACGCTATCAGGGACAGGCTGGGTTGCTGGCCGCGCCGCGGACTGTCGAGGAGGTCGCGGCCATTGTCCGCGCCTGTGCCGAGGCGCGGGTCGGGATCGTACCGCGCGGCGGCGGGACCGGGCTGGTTGGCGGGCAGGTGATGCCCGTAGGCCCCGCGCCGCTGATCCTGTCGCTGGAGCGGATGGCGGCGATCCGGCAGGTATATCCGGCGGAAAACGTGCTGATCGCCGAGGCCGGAGCCAGCCTGCAATCGGTGCGCGAGGCGGCGGTCGGGGCCGGGCGGATGTTTCCGCTGTCGCTGGCCTCGCAAGGCTCGGCGCAGATCGGGGGCGTGCTGGCGACCAATGCGGGCGGGGTCAATGCGCTGCGCTGGGGGACGGCGCGGGCGCTGTGTCTGGGGATCGAGGCGGTGCTGCCCGATGGCTCGATCATGCGCGACCTGAAGCGGCTGCGCAAAGACAACACCGGCTATGATCTGCGCGACCTGCTGATCGGGGCCGAAGGGACGCTGGGGATCATCACCGCCGCCAGCCTGCGTCTGGTGCCGCCGCCGGTGGGGACCGGCGTCGCGCTGATGGTGGTGCCGGACCCGCAGGCGGCGCTGTCGCTGCTGGCGCTGGCGGGGGCGCAGTTGGGCGACAGCGTCTCGGCCTTTGAGCTGATCTCGGGGCAGGGGCTGCGGTTTCTGTCCGAGACGATGCCCGAGCTGCGTCAGTCCTTTGCTGCGCCGCCCGACTGGATGGTGCTGATCGAGATCGGCCTGCCCGCCGGTCTGAGCCCCGATCTGGCGCTGGAGCGTCTGTTCAGCGATGCGGCCGAGGCCGGGCTGGTGCTGGACGGGCTGATCGCGCAGTCGGGCCAGCAGGCGGCCGAGTTCTGGCGCCTGCGCGAGGAGATCCCCGAGGGCAATCGCCGGGTGGGGTCCATTTCCAGCCATGACATCTCGCTGCCGCTATCCGAGGTGCCGGGATTCATTGCCGAGGCGGGCGGAATGCTGGCCGCGATCGGTGACATGCGGATCAACTGCTTCGGGCATCTGGGCGACGGCAATTTGCATTACAACGTCTTTCCCGCCCCCGGCCGCACCCGCGCCGAATATGAGGGGCTGCGCGCGGATATCCAGCGGCTGGTGCATCAGCTTGCGGTTTCGCGCGGCGGGTCGTTTTCGGCCGAGCATGGGATCGGGCGGCTCAAGGTCGCGGATCTGGCGCGTTGGGCCGATCCGGCGCGGCTGGCGGCGATGCGGGCGGTCAAGGCGGCGCTCGACCCTCTTGGCATCATGAACCCCGGCGCGGTTCTGGGGTGAGGGCGCGATTCAGCCCCCTTGCCCCCGCCGCCCGCGCCGCCTAGCGTCCGGATCATGCTGCGTTTTGCCGTCCGTCGCCTGTTTTCCCTGCTGGTCAGCCTGGGCGTCGCCTCGGTCGCGATCTTTCTGCTGGTCGAGATGGTGCCGGGTGATCCCGCGACCTTCATGCTGGGCACCGGCGCGCAGCCCGAAACGCTGGCCGCGCTGCGTCAGCAGCTTGGGCTGGATCAGTCGCTGCCCTGGCGTTACGCGCATTGGCTGGGCGGGGTGCTGACCGGCGACCTGGGCCACAGCTTTACCTACAAGACCCCCGTCACGGCGATGATCGTCGACCGGATGCGGGTCTCGCTGCCGCTGGCGGGGCTGGCGCTGGCGCTGGCGGTGGTGATCGCGCTGCCGGTCGGCATGTTCGCGGCCTCGCGGCGCGGGCGGCCGGGCGACGGGGTGGTGATGGGGCTGACGCAGATCGGCATTGCCCTGCCGAATTTCTGGTTCGCCATGCTGCTGGTCCTGCTGTTCGCGGTCCGGCTGCGCTGGCTGCCGGCGGGCGGCTTTGGCGGCTGGGACGATCCGGTGGCGGCGCTGCGGGCGCTGGCCCTGCCGGCGATTGCGCTGGCCCTGCCGCAGGCGGCGATTCTGGCGCGGGTCTTGCGCTCGGCCCTGATCGAGACGCTGGATCAGGACTATATCCGCACCGCGCGGGCCAAGGGGCTGAGCCGGGGCCAGACCCTGCGCCGCCACGCGCTGCGCAACGCGCTGATCCCGGTTCTGACAATCCTGGGGATGCAGTTTTCCTTTCTCATGGCCGGGGCGATCATCATCGAGAACGTGTTCTACCTGCCGGGGCTGGGGCGGATGATCTTTCAGGCGATCACGCAGCGCGACCTGATCGTGGTGCAGTCAGCGGTGCTGGTGCTGGTGGCGGCGGTGATCCTAGTCACCTTTCTGGTCGATCTGGCCTATGCGCTGGTCGATCCAAGGCTGCGCCGCGCATGAGGTGGACGCTGATCCTCGGGGCGGTTCTGGCCGGAACCGCGCTGACAGCGGCGGTGCTGTCCTTCCTGTGGACGCCCTATGACACCGGGCAGATGGCGATTGCCAGCAAGCTGCAACCGCCCTCGGTCCGCCATTGGCTGGGGACGGATCATTTCGGCCGCGACATCCTGTCGATGGTCATGGTCGGCGCGCGGACCTCGCTGGCGGTGGCGCTGGTCGCGGTGGGGATCGGCATGGGCGCCGGGGTGCCGCTGGGGCTGACCGCGGCGGCCGCACGCGGCGGCTGGCTGGACGAGGTCATCATGCGCGGCAATGACGTCATCTTTGCCTTTCCGGCGCTGGTCATCGCGATCCTGATCACCGCCGCCTTCGGGCCGGGCGCGATCAACGCGATCATCGCCATCGGCATTTTCAACATCCCGGTCTTTGCCCGCGTCACGCGGGGCGGTGCGCTGCCGATCTGGACGCTCGATTACATCCGCGCCGCGCAGGTGGCCGGCAAGTCCCGCGCCCGGATCAGTGTCGAGCATGTGCTGCCCAACATCGCCAACCTGCTGATCGTGCAGGGCACCATCCAGTTCAGCCTCGGCATCTTGGCCGAAGCGGGGCTGAGCTATGTGGGTCTCGGCGCGCAGCCGCCGCTGCCGAGCTGGGGGCGGATGCTGGCCGAGGCGCAGACCTTTGTCACCCTCGCCCCCCATGTCGCCATCATTCCGGGGCTGTGCATCCTGGCCACCGTGCTGGGGCTGAACCTGCTGGGGGATGGTTTGCGCGATCTGCTGGACCCGCGGCTGAAGGTGATGCGGGCATGATTAGCATCAGCGATCTGACCGTCCGCATCCACGACCGGCCGGTGCTGCGCGACGTCGCCATGACGCTGGCGCCGGGGCGGATCATGGGGCTGGTGGGCGAATCCGGCTCGGGCAAGTCGATGACGGCGCTGGCGATCATGGGGCTGCTGCCGCAGGGTGGGCAGGCCGATGGGCAGGTCATGCTGGACGGGCAGAACCTGCTGACGATGACCGAGGATCAGCTTTGCGCCATTCGCGGGCGGCGGATCGGGATGATCTTTCAGGAACCGATGACCGCGCTGAACCCGCTGATGAATATCGGCGATCAGGTGGCCGAGGTGCTGCGCATCCATCAGCGCCTGCCGCGCCAGCAGGCGCTGGCCCGTGCCCGTGCGCGGCTGGACCGGGTCGGGCTGCCCGCGCCGCGCTTTCCGCTGACGCTTTATCCGCACCAGCTCTCGGGCGGGCAGCGGCAGCGGGTGGCGATCGCGCTGGCCATCGCCGAGGCGCCGGATCTGCTGATCGCGGATGAACCCACGACCGCGCTGGACGTGACCACGCAGGCGCAGATCCTGGACCTGCTGCGCGATCTGGTCCGGGATGAGGGCATGTCCCTGCTGCTGATCACCCATGATCTGGCCGTCGTCGCCGGCACCGCCGATGACGTCGCGGTGATGAAGCATGGCGAGATTGTCGAGGAAGGCCCGACCGAGGCGCTGTTTCGCCGCCAGAGCCACCCCTATACCCGCGCGCTGTTCGCCGCCTCGCGTCACGCGCCCGACCCGGTGCCGGTCGCGGCCGGGCCGCAGCCGATCCTGTCGGTGCAGGACGCGGTGCGCGACTATGCGCTGGCCCGGCCCAGCTTCTTTGCGCCCTATCCGCTGCTGCGTGCGGTGGACCATGTCAGCCTGCAGATCGGCGCGGGCGAGTCGGTCGGTCTGGTCGGTGAATCCGGCTGCGGAAAGTCGACGCTGACCCGCGCGATCCTGGGGCTGGAAGGTTTGCAGCATGGTCAGATCCTGCTGGACGGCCAGCCGGTCCTGCCCGGGCGAGCGATGAACGGGGCGCTGCGGGCCAAGGTTCAGGTGGTGTTTCAGGACCCCTTTGGCAGTTTCGATCCGCGCTGGCGTGTCGACCGCCTGCTGGCCGAGCCGTTTCACCTGACCGGCCGTCCGCCCGACTGGCGCGACCGCGTCGCGCAGGCCCTGACCGAGGTGGGGATCGAAGCCGATGCCGGGCGCCGCTTCATCCACGAGTTTTCCGGCGGCCAGCGCCAGCGCCTCGCCATCGCCCGTGCGCTGATCATCCGGCCCCGGCTGATCGTGCTGGACGAGGCGGTCAGCGCGCTGGATGTCCGCGTCCGCGCGCAGGTTCTGGACCTGCTGGCCGGACTGCGGCGCAGTCACGGCATGGCCTATCTGTTCATCAGCCACGATCTGGGCGTGGTCCGTGGCGTCACCGACCGGGTGCTGGTCATGGATCGCGGCCGCATCGTCGAGACCGGCCCGACCGCGCAGGTGATGGACGCGCCCCAGCACCCGACGACGCAGCGATTGATGCAGGCAATGCCCGAAATCCCCGAGGAATGGAGCGTGACGTGAGCGAATTGTGGTTCGACCCCAGCGAGATCCTGATTGGCGGCACCTGGCGTCCGGCGGCCGAGCGGCTGGCGGTCAGCGACCCCTCGACCGGCGAGAGCTTCGCCGAGATCGCGCGTGGCACGCCCGCGGATATCGACGAGGCGGTGGCGGCGGCGCAGGCCGCGCGGGATGGCGAATGGGGCCGGCTGACCGCGACCGAGCGCGGGCGCATCCTGACCCGCATCGGTCAGCAGGTCGCGGCGCGGGCGGATGACCTCGCCCGCATCGAGGCGCGCGATGTCGGCAAGCCGCTGTCGCAGGCCCGCGCCGATGCGCTGGCGCTGGCGCGCTATCTGGAATTCTACGGCGGTGCCGCCGACAAGATCATGGGCGAGACCATCCCCTATCAGCAGGGCTACAGCGTCTGGACCCTGCGCGAGCCGCATGGCGTGACCGGCCATATCGTGCCCTGGAACTATCCGATGCAGATCATCGGCCGCTCGGTCGGGGCGGCGCTGGCGATGGGAAATGCCTGCGTCCTGAAACCGGCCGAGGATGCCAGTCTGACCGCGCTCGCCTTCGCGCGGATCGCGAACGACGCCGGGCTGCCGGCGGGGGCGCTGAACGTGGTGCCGGGTCTCGGCGCCGAGGCCGGGGCCGCGCTGGCGGGCCATCCCGGCGTGCAGCATGTCAGCTTTACCGGCTCGGTCGGGGTCGGGGCGCTGATCCAGCAGGCGGCGGGGCGCAACGTGGTGCCCGTGACGCTGGAACTGGGCGGGAAATCCCCGCAGATCGTCTTTGATGACGCCGATCTGGACCGGGCGCTGCCGTTTCTGGTCAATGCGGGTATCCAGAACGCCGGGCAGACCTGTTCGGCCGCGTCGCGGATCCTGGTGCAGGCAAGCTGCCTTGACCGGGTGCTGGCGCGCATGGCCGAGGCCTATCGCGGGCTGCGCGCCGGTCCGGCGCTGCGCGACCTGTCGCTGGGGCCGCTGATCTCGGCTCGGCAGAAGCAGGTGGTGACGGGGTATCTGGACCTTGCCCGCGACCTGCAGATCGCCGCCACGGGCGAGATCGTCCCCGACGCGCCCGAGGGCGGGCATTACGTGGCGCCGCATCTGCTGGTCGGTCCCGCCGATCACCGGCTGGCGCAAGAAGAGATCTTCGGCCCCGTGCAGATCGTCATCCCCTTCGAGGATGAGGCCGATGCCCTTCGCATCGCCAACGGTACGGATTACGGGCTGGTCGCGGGGGTGTGGACGCAGGACGGGCCCCGCGCGTTGCGGCTGTCGCGCGGGCTGCGGGCGGGGCAGGTGTTTCTGAACAATTACGGCGCCGGCGGCGGGGTCGAGCTGCCCTTCGGCGGCACCGGCAAATCCGGGCATGGCCGCGAAAAGGGGTTCGAGGCGCTGTATGGCTTCTCGACCCTGAAGACGGTGGCGGCGTGGCATGGGTAGGGCGCCGCAGCGCGGCTGGCGCTGACGTCGCGGATGGGGCGTCGTCCGGTTCAGGGTCGCATCATGCGCGGCAGCGATTGAACCTTTGGCGACTAGCCTAAGCCCCCCACAGCCCGAAGCCGCGCCAGATCGCCGCTTTACCACCCCGACACTCGCGCACGCGACCCCGCACCCGCTCGCGCCGCTTCCCTTTCGGCGCGTCAGGCGCTAGGCATCCGCCATGACCCTGCCCATGCTTTCCCCGGATCAGGCCGACGCCTGGGACTCCCTGTCGGCGCTGCTGTCCGAGGCGGGGGTCGATCTGCTGTCCGAGGAAATTGCCCCGCCCAAGCCCGGCAAGGGTCGCGTCATGGCGGTGATCGGCAAGGCCGGGTCGGGCAAGACCATGATTCTGGCCGAACTGACCAAGGCCATTCGCGCGGCTGGCGTCGATCTGATCAGCGGCGATTACGAGGGCCGCAAGCGCAAGGACCGGCGCACGGTCGCGGTGCTGGCGCCGACCAACAAGGCCGCCTTCGTGCTGCGGATGCGGGGCGTGCCGGCGACGACGATCCACCGCATCCTCTATACGCCGATGTATGACCCGGAATATGAACGCATCGCCGATTGGCTGACCGGCGCGGGCGAGCGTCCCAGCATCGAGGGGCTAAGCGATGCCGCCCTCGACCGGGCGCGGGCCTTCTATGACCTGCACGCCTCGATCCCCGGCGCGCTGGCGGCGGCGGGGCTGCGCGGCTCGGACTTCATCCGCGGCTGGAAGCGGCGCGAGGATGGGCTGGATATCGGGCTGATCGACGAATCCTCGATGCTGGACGAGCGTCAGTTCGAGGACCTGCGTGAGATCTTTCCGGTGCTGATCCTGTTCGGCGACCCGGCCCAGCTTGCCCCGGTCGGGCTGTCGGGAGAGATGGTCTTCGACCGCCTTGCCGCCCCGCAAAAGCTGGTGCTGAGCCGCGTCCACCGGCAGGCCGGCGACAGCCCGATTCTGGACCTCGCCCACGCCCTTGGCGACGACGCGCTGGATTTCGCCGGGTTCGAACGGATGGTCCGGCAGGCGGCCGAGGCCGATCCCCGCGTCATCTGGGCCGAGCGGGTGGAATCCGACCTGATGGCGCGCAGCCCGGTGCTGGTCTGGCGCAACGCCACCCGCATCCGCCTGATCACCGCCTTTCGCGCCGCCTTCGGCGCCCCCGCCGACCAGCTTTTGCCGGGTGAGCCGCTGATCTGCGACGGGCTGGAACTGCCGCTGAAGCACCGCAACAAGCGCATCGACCTCGAGGCGCGGGGGCTGATCAAGGGCGCGCAGGTGGTCTATCTGGGGCCGGGGAAAAAGCCCGGCTTCTCGCGCCTGCATGTCATCGGCGCCGAAGAGCCGCGCCTGTCCGCCGCCTCGATCGTCAAGATCGAGACCCCGGACGAGGAAGAGCCCTTTATCCCCTTCGCCGCCAATATGGGCGCGAGTTTCCTGCACGGCGCCGCCGTCACCATCCACAAGGCGCAGGGCAGCCAGTGGCCGGATGTGCAGGTCTTTGCGCCCGACATCTCGGCCGCCGCGTGGTCGGGGCGGAGCGAATCCGGCATCGCGCTGTGGAAGCGGCTGACCTATGTCGCCATCACCCGCGCGCAAGAGCGGCTGCATTGGGTCACGCGGCCCCGGCTGGCCCGTCCGGCGGGGCCGCTGGCCATCGACGACCTGACCGTGCCCTCGCCGGTGCTGCGGCTGGACGCGCAGGCCGAAGGCTAGGCGCCGCTGCGGTCGCGGGCTTTCTGTTCCAGACTGCGGATGCGGGTGATCAGCCGCTCGGTCAGCGCCTCGCGCGGCAGGCCTGTTTCGTGCGCCAGCCGGATCATGCCGAACTGGACGCGGGCGAGTTCCTGATAATAGCGCGCGAAGGTGTAGTTGATCGAGGCGCCCGCCACCGCGCCCAGCACCGGCACCGATTGCGCGCCGACCTTGGCCAGCATCCGCGACGCTACCTGCGGCGCAAAGCGCGAGATCAGCGTCTGCAGCGCGCGCCCGCCCACCGCCAGCCGCGCCGCGACAAAGGCGGTGTCGGTGCCGTCGTCATCGGTCAGCGGCCCGCCGCTGGCAAAGATGCGCAGCGCCTCGGTCTGGATTTCCTCGCTGTTGGTGTCCAGCCCGTGTTCCTCGGCGATTTCGAGGATGGCGCGCAGCAGGATCGTGACCGTCAGCGGCAGTTCGATCAGCGCGCCGGTCAGCCCGGCCGCACCGCCCACCGCACCGACCGCCGTCGTGCCCAGCCGGTTGAACCAGTCGCCCCGGTCGCGCACCGCCCCGCGCGAGGCCGAGGCGAGCTTGAACGTCCGCCGCATGGCGCCCGCCACCGCGCGCTCGATCGGCTTGCGCAGGTATGAGGGCAGCTTTTGCACCAGCTGCTCGCCGCCGCCGCCGATCCGGTCCAGAATCTCCATCCCCAGGCCGCGGGCCTCGACATAGCGCCGGGCGAGGCGGTCGATCTCGCGCAGGATCGAGTCGTCGGTGATCGGGGGCAGGACGATCTGGGACTGTGTCTCGGTGCCGTCAGGCTTGGCCATGGGGCGTTTCCTTTGCTGAACCCTCGCCGGGGTCTATTTCCGTGCAGGCCGGTCCGGGCTCGGGGTCCGCAGGGGGCGCTGTCGCAATGCCCGGCGCCCGCGTCACCTGACCTGTCACGTCAACCCATGCCCCCGGCACAAGTTCCAGCCCCAGCACCCGGTCAGGGTTGGTCGGCGGCGGCATCTCGACCCCGTCCAGCCGGGCAAAGCCAAAGCGCGAGTAATAGGGCGCATCGCCCACCAGCATCACCCGCTGCCAGCCAAGCGCGCGCGCCCGCGCCAGGCTTTCGCGCATCAGCAAGCCGCCCAGCCCCTCGCCCTGCGCGGTCGGGTGGACCGCCACCGGCCCCAGCAGCAGCGCTGGCCGCCCGCCCACCC encodes:
- a CDS encoding M16 family metallopeptidase: MPGLHSATIGLWVNAGGRDERAEQNGIAHFLEHMAFKGTARRSALQIAEEIEDVGGYINAYTSRETTAYYARVLQADTALALDVVADIVLNPAFDAREIEVERGVILQEIGQALDTPDDIIFDWLQEAAYPDQAMGRTILGPAERVSRFGRGDLSGFVAEQYGPGKMILAAAGAVDHDSLVRQAETLFGHLPASEIRPRDTAHWQGAEVRRVKDLEQAHFTLAFEGPGFLSPDYHAAQIWTTAVGGGMSSRLFQKIREERGLCYSIFAQSGFHDDTGMMTIYAGTAAEDVADLAQLTVDELKRSVEDLSDAEIARAKAQIRAGALMGLESSSGQAERIARSLAIWGRVPEPAETAERLAAVTRADLSRYAEGLLSRRPAMALYGPVEKAPALDRLVERLAA
- a CDS encoding GNAT family N-acetyltransferase, with the protein product MFSRRRTLRLETERMALRLPQHADFNGWTSLRQESRDFLTPWEPVWAPDHLTRKAFTTRVYWAQRASRAGTAIPLFMERSVDGALLGAITLDNIRRGPAQMATVGYWIGARFARQGYMSEALAAVVRHAFGKLDLSRIEAACLPDNAASRGVLERSGFKYEGVAQGFLQINGRWRTHVLYANLRHDRRGRTDVA
- a CDS encoding FAD-binding oxidoreductase encodes the protein MNEYLGKEEALNPAGPELAARLPDGVLREVAPRHLDEPRGRYQGQAGLLAAPRTVEEVAAIVRACAEARVGIVPRGGGTGLVGGQVMPVGPAPLILSLERMAAIRQVYPAENVLIAEAGASLQSVREAAVGAGRMFPLSLASQGSAQIGGVLATNAGGVNALRWGTARALCLGIEAVLPDGSIMRDLKRLRKDNTGYDLRDLLIGAEGTLGIITAASLRLVPPPVGTGVALMVVPDPQAALSLLALAGAQLGDSVSAFELISGQGLRFLSETMPELRQSFAAPPDWMVLIEIGLPAGLSPDLALERLFSDAAEAGLVLDGLIAQSGQQAAEFWRLREEIPEGNRRVGSISSHDISLPLSEVPGFIAEAGGMLAAIGDMRINCFGHLGDGNLHYNVFPAPGRTRAEYEGLRADIQRLVHQLAVSRGGSFSAEHGIGRLKVADLARWADPARLAAMRAVKAALDPLGIMNPGAVLG
- a CDS encoding ABC transporter permease produces the protein MLRFAVRRLFSLLVSLGVASVAIFLLVEMVPGDPATFMLGTGAQPETLAALRQQLGLDQSLPWRYAHWLGGVLTGDLGHSFTYKTPVTAMIVDRMRVSLPLAGLALALAVVIALPVGMFAASRRGRPGDGVVMGLTQIGIALPNFWFAMLLVLLFAVRLRWLPAGGFGGWDDPVAALRALALPAIALALPQAAILARVLRSALIETLDQDYIRTARAKGLSRGQTLRRHALRNALIPVLTILGMQFSFLMAGAIIIENVFYLPGLGRMIFQAITQRDLIVVQSAVLVLVAAVILVTFLVDLAYALVDPRLRRA
- a CDS encoding ABC transporter permease, producing the protein MRWTLILGAVLAGTALTAAVLSFLWTPYDTGQMAIASKLQPPSVRHWLGTDHFGRDILSMVMVGARTSLAVALVAVGIGMGAGVPLGLTAAAARGGWLDEVIMRGNDVIFAFPALVIAILITAAFGPGAINAIIAIGIFNIPVFARVTRGGALPIWTLDYIRAAQVAGKSRARISVEHVLPNIANLLIVQGTIQFSLGILAEAGLSYVGLGAQPPLPSWGRMLAEAQTFVTLAPHVAIIPGLCILATVLGLNLLGDGLRDLLDPRLKVMRA
- a CDS encoding ABC transporter ATP-binding protein, translated to MISISDLTVRIHDRPVLRDVAMTLAPGRIMGLVGESGSGKSMTALAIMGLLPQGGQADGQVMLDGQNLLTMTEDQLCAIRGRRIGMIFQEPMTALNPLMNIGDQVAEVLRIHQRLPRQQALARARARLDRVGLPAPRFPLTLYPHQLSGGQRQRVAIALAIAEAPDLLIADEPTTALDVTTQAQILDLLRDLVRDEGMSLLLITHDLAVVAGTADDVAVMKHGEIVEEGPTEALFRRQSHPYTRALFAASRHAPDPVPVAAGPQPILSVQDAVRDYALARPSFFAPYPLLRAVDHVSLQIGAGESVGLVGESGCGKSTLTRAILGLEGLQHGQILLDGQPVLPGRAMNGALRAKVQVVFQDPFGSFDPRWRVDRLLAEPFHLTGRPPDWRDRVAQALTEVGIEADAGRRFIHEFSGGQRQRLAIARALIIRPRLIVLDEAVSALDVRVRAQVLDLLAGLRRSHGMAYLFISHDLGVVRGVTDRVLVMDRGRIVETGPTAQVMDAPQHPTTQRLMQAMPEIPEEWSVT
- a CDS encoding aldehyde dehydrogenase family protein, giving the protein MERDVSELWFDPSEILIGGTWRPAAERLAVSDPSTGESFAEIARGTPADIDEAVAAAQAARDGEWGRLTATERGRILTRIGQQVAARADDLARIEARDVGKPLSQARADALALARYLEFYGGAADKIMGETIPYQQGYSVWTLREPHGVTGHIVPWNYPMQIIGRSVGAALAMGNACVLKPAEDASLTALAFARIANDAGLPAGALNVVPGLGAEAGAALAGHPGVQHVSFTGSVGVGALIQQAAGRNVVPVTLELGGKSPQIVFDDADLDRALPFLVNAGIQNAGQTCSAASRILVQASCLDRVLARMAEAYRGLRAGPALRDLSLGPLISARQKQVVTGYLDLARDLQIAATGEIVPDAPEGGHYVAPHLLVGPADHRLAQEEIFGPVQIVIPFEDEADALRIANGTDYGLVAGVWTQDGPRALRLSRGLRAGQVFLNNYGAGGGVELPFGGTGKSGHGREKGFEALYGFSTLKTVAAWHG
- a CDS encoding ATP-dependent DNA helicase, with amino-acid sequence MTLPMLSPDQADAWDSLSALLSEAGVDLLSEEIAPPKPGKGRVMAVIGKAGSGKTMILAELTKAIRAAGVDLISGDYEGRKRKDRRTVAVLAPTNKAAFVLRMRGVPATTIHRILYTPMYDPEYERIADWLTGAGERPSIEGLSDAALDRARAFYDLHASIPGALAAAGLRGSDFIRGWKRREDGLDIGLIDESSMLDERQFEDLREIFPVLILFGDPAQLAPVGLSGEMVFDRLAAPQKLVLSRVHRQAGDSPILDLAHALGDDALDFAGFERMVRQAAEADPRVIWAERVESDLMARSPVLVWRNATRIRLITAFRAAFGAPADQLLPGEPLICDGLELPLKHRNKRIDLEARGLIKGAQVVYLGPGKKPGFSRLHVIGAEEPRLSAASIVKIETPDEEEPFIPFAANMGASFLHGAAVTIHKAQGSQWPDVQVFAPDISAAAWSGRSESGIALWKRLTYVAITRAQERLHWVTRPRLARPAGPLAIDDLTVPSPVLRLDAQAEG
- a CDS encoding EcsC family protein, which gives rise to MAKPDGTETQSQIVLPPITDDSILREIDRLARRYVEARGLGMEILDRIGGGGEQLVQKLPSYLRKPIERAVAGAMRRTFKLASASRGAVRDRGDWFNRLGTTAVGAVGGAAGLTGALIELPLTVTILLRAILEIAEEHGLDTNSEEIQTEALRIFASGGPLTDDDGTDTAFVAARLAVGGRALQTLISRFAPQVASRMLAKVGAQSVPVLGAVAGASINYTFARYYQELARVQFGMIRLAHETGLPREALTERLITRIRSLEQKARDRSGA
- a CDS encoding GNAT family N-acetyltransferase is translated as MELCEERPSDWHEVEALMDLCFAPGRTALSSYRLREDVEPVADLCLLLRQGGTLRAAIRYWPVRVGGRPALLLGPVAVHPTAQGEGLGGLLMRESLARARALGWQRVMLVGDAPYYSRFGFARLDGVEMPPPTNPDRVLGLELVPGAWVDVTGQVTRAPGIATAPPADPEPGPACTEIDPGEGSAKETPHGQA